ATCCCAGGGTCAACAGTCCAGTCATGCACACGTTCTCGAAGATCGACGGTTTTCGCGCATTCACCGCGAAACTCATGTCGATGCGAGAGGACCCGGCGTTTGCGGCGCTGCCCGTGCACGAACAGTACCGCCGCGCGGGTCCGATCAAGGGACTGATTGCTCGCGGTGATTTTTCTTTCGAACTGATTTTGAGCGAGTCGTACCCGCAGATTCTGTATTGGTTCGCCATGCCGTTTTCGACGGCCGTACCCTGGGAGGCGGTCGAGTACTACGACGGCGAGCAGGGGAGGCCGCGCTTTGCCGATCATCCCGTCGGTTCGGGTCCCTACCGCATGACCCACTACGACAAGCAGTTCCGGATCGTGCTCGAACGCGATCCCAACTGGTATGGCCTGCAGCATCCGGAATGGAAGGCGCCGGGAACGATCTATCCCGAAAATCCCGTATATGGCGGAGCAGCGGGAGAGAGCTTGGTGGGCCAGACCCTGGCTTTCATCGATCGCATCGAGTTTCGTCGCGAAAAAGAAACGGTTCCGCGCTTCAACAAATTTCTTCAAGGCTACTACGATAAATCGGGAATCAACAAAGAGAGCTTCGACACGGTGATTCAGGGCAACAAGCTCTCTCCCGCGATGGCAGCGAAGGGCATCAAGCTCGATCGCGTGGTCGATTTGGCGATCTCCTATATCGGCTTCAATCAGGAAGACGCTGTGGTGGGTCGCGCGGCGGGCCAGCAGGGCAAGAAACTCCGGCAGGCCATGAGCCTGGCCATCGATTCGGAAGAGTACATTGAAATTTTTCTCAATGGCCGCGGTCAGCCCGCGCAGTCGATTCTGCCCCCCGGACTCTACGGCTACGACCCCGACTACAAGAACGCATATCGCGAGGTTGATATTCCGAGGGCGCGTTCACTGTTGATCGAAGCCGGCTATCCCTCGGGCATCGATCCCAAAACCCAGCAACCCCTCAAGTTGCGGTTCGATACCTCCGCGACCTCGGCCGCGGGGTTGATCCCGATTCGCTACCTGGTCGATTCGTGGCGCAAGATCGGTTTGAATGTCGAGGTTGTGAGCACCACGTACAACAAGTTTCAGGAAAAGATCGACAATAAAGCGCATCAGATTTTTCAGTGGGGATGGGTTGCCGACTATCCCGATCCCGAGAATTTCCTGTTTCTGCTCATCTCGGGAATGGCGGACAACAAGGGCCCGAATCATGCGAATTATCGCAATCCAGAATTTGACGCGCTGTTTGACGAGATGACGGCGCGCTCAGACGATACGGTGCGCGCGGAAATCATCCAGAAGATGCTCGATCTGCTCGAAGAAGAGCGAGTCTGGATCGAGCTGCTCAACTCTGAGAGCTATGTGCTCTACCACGAATGGATCTCCCAGTACAAACGGCCTGGCTTCGAATTCTCGACGATCAAGTATCAAAACATCGATCCGAAGCTGCGCGCACAAAGGCGCAGGGCAAACAACCAGCCGATCATGTGGCCCGCCTATCTACTGGTGCTCATCGTCCTGGCGATTCTGGCACCAGGTGTCGTGAGCATGATTCGGGAGAGACAATAATGCTCGCCTATGTGATTCGTCGTCTGGCCTACGGGGTGTTGGTCGTGTTCGGAGTGCTGTTCTTCCTCTTTGTGCTGTTCTTTTGGGTGGCGACCCCCGATGACATTGCCCGGCGAGCCCTGGGTGAAAAGGCGCCCCCCGAGGCGATCGAGCAGTGGAAGGTCAACCACGGCTACGACCGTCCCCTTTGGCCCTGGGAGTCGTTCGAAGACAACATGTTGTTTTCTCACTACCGCAGCATGCTGACCCTCGACTTTGGCCGCAGTGACGCGGACGATGTGCCCATCATGGAAAAGATCGTAAAGGGAGCGGGGCCGAGTCTCGCGCTGACGGTTCCGCTGTTCGCGATGGGGCTCGTGGTGAGTGTGATGCTCTCCCTCATTGTCGCCGTGTTTCGTGAGACGTATGTCGATCGGATGGGCGTCGTTCTCTGCGTGTTCGGCATGAGCGTTTCGATCTTGCTCTACATAGTGGGCGCTCAGTTCTTGATCGCGAAACTCCTGCGTTGGTTTCCGATCTCGGGATTCGATTCGTCACCAGAAGTGGTTGTACGGTTTCTCGCCCTGCCAATCATGGTCGGCCTGATGTCTTCGATCGGATCGAATGTTCGCTTCTATCGCACGGTGTTTCTCGAAGAGGTTCACCGTGACTTCGTGCGAACCGCACGAGCCAAAGGGTGTGGCGAGGCGCGCATCATGGTGCGCCATGTACTCAGGAACGCCATGATTCCCATTCTCACCCAGATCGTGATCGCGATTCCGTTCTTGTTCACCGGATCACTGGTGCTCGAGTCGTTCTTCGGCATTCCAGGTCTCGGCGCACTCACGGTAGAAGCCATCCAGGGAAACGACTTCGCGACGTTGCGCACCATGGTCTTTGTCGGATCGGTATTGTTCGTCGTCGCCCAGGTATTGACCGATCTGAGCTATTCCCTCGTGGATCCCCGCGTGAGACTGGAGTAAAGGCCGCGAGATGGAAGACTGGGTCGTCTCAAATATCGTAACCGGGCTGCTGCTGGCGGGGTTTGTCGGCGCGGCCGCGGCAATTCGCAGCAGTCGCATCTGGACCGAGGCAGCGGTTTCGCTGTGGCGACGTCGTCCGATTGCAATTTTGGTCGTCAGCTTCTACCTCGCTGTCGCGATTCTCGATTCGATCTTGTGGGTGGGTGGCGCCGATACCGGAGAAGACGTGGTATCCGCCCACGAGGCCAAGAGTGTGATTGATCGCATCTTCTTGGACGCGCGCGAGCGCAGCTACTCCGCCCCTCTGGCCGATGTGGAGTTCTACGGTGCGAAGCCCCTGGCGCATCCCGGATCGCATCTGATGGGAACCGATATCATCGGCCGCGATGTCGTCTATCTGGCGCTCAAGGGGATACGGGTCGCGCTCTTGATCGGCGGTCTCACCAGCTTGATCGCCATTCCTCTTTCTCTCTTGTTTGGAATCTCGGCTGGCTACTTTGGCGGACGGATCGACGATTTTGTCTTCTTCATCATGTCGACCCTGGCTTCGATGCCCGGACTGCTCCTGTTGATCGCGCTGATCATGGCCATGGGGCGCTCGACCCTTTCCATTTGTATCGCGCTCGCGGTAACGAGTTGGGTCGGCTTCTGTCGCCTTGTCCGGGGTGAAACCCTCAAGCTGCGCGAACAGGACTACGTCCAGGCGGCGCGAGTGCTCGGGGTGTCGGAAGTCCAGATCGTATTACGCCACATCCTCCCCAACTTGACCCATCTCATCATCATCACCTTTGTGTTGACCTTTTCGGGACTGGTGCTTTCCGAAGCGGTGTTGGCCTGGTTGGGGGTCGGGGTGGACGGCAGCTGGGGGCAGATGATCGATCAGGCGCGAAGCGAACTTTCTCGCGACCCGGTGGTCTGGTGGAACATCACCGCCGCGGGGCTTTCCCTGTTTGTCTTGCTGCTCGCCGTAAACATGGTGGGCGACGCGATCCGCGACATCCTCGATCCGCGAACCTTGAGGGAGTCGTCGTGAGTCCGCTGCTCGAAGTCAACAATCTCACGACGATCTTTCCGGGACCGAACCGCGAAATTCCCGTGGTCGACGAGGTGAGTTTTTCGATCGACCCGGGCGAAGTGCTCGCGCTCGTCGGAGAGTCCGGTTGTGGCAAGTCCATGACGGCACTTTCGGTGATGCGCCTCGTGCCCAAACCCGGCCGGATTCGACACGGACAGATCCTGATGAATGGTCGCGAGATCAGAGAGCTTTCGATCCCCGAGATTCGACAGCTGCGCGGTCACGAGATCGCGATGATCTTCCAGGAACCGATGACGAGCCTCAATCCTGTGGTCACCGTGGGGGTTCAGGTCGTCGAAGCCATTCGACTGCACGAACGCGTGGGCAAGACCCGGGCACGCGATCGCACGGTCGAGTTGTTCGAGCGGGTAGGCATCCCCGATGCTTCGGATCGCTTTGATGTCTATCCCCACCAGCTATCCGGCGGGCTCAAGCAGCGGGTGATGATCGCGATGGCGCTGTCGACTCGGCCCAAGCTGTTGATCGCGGATGAGCCGACGACGGCCCTCGACGTTACGATCCAGGCACAAATCTTGGAGTTGCTCCGAGAGTTGCAGCGGGAGAGCGAGATGTCGATTCTGCTGATCACTCATGATCTCGGAGTAGTGAACGAACTCGCAGATCGTGTTGTCGTGATGTATGCCGGCCGGGTCGTCGAAGCGGGCACTCGGCTCGAAATACTCAGCCATCCCAGCCATCCCTATACCCAGGGTCTCCTCAAATCGAATCCCGCGCTGTCGCAACCGGGCCAGGCGCTGCCCGAGATTCCCGGCGTCGTTCCCCCGGCCGAGGATTGGCCAGACGGTTGTCGCTTTGCCAATCGGTGTGCGCGGGTGATCGATATCTGCGAGCGCGAAATTCCACAGTCACTGTCCCTGACCTCGACCCAATCCACCTGCTGTCACGCCGTGGCAAGGGAGCGCCAGGGTGTCTGAGGCAAACGGCCAAACACTGCTGCAGGTAAACGGACTGCGGACCTGGTACCCGATCAAGAAGGGCCTGTTTCGCAAAACCGTGGGCTGGATCAAAGCGGTCGATGGTCTGACGCTCGAGGTCAAGGCCGGCAAGACCCTGGCTCTCGTCGGAGAGAGTGGCTGCGGAAAAACCACCGCCGGTCGTTCAATCCTGTGTCTCGAGAAGCCCCAGGCAGGCGAAGTCTTGTTCGAGGGTGTGGATCTCCTCTCGCTCTCCCGCGCAGAACTGCATCCGTATCGGCGCCAGGTCCAGTTCATCTTTCAGGATCCGATGGCGTCCCTCGATCCTCGTATGCGAGTGCGCGAAATCATCGCGGAGGGCATGAAGTCCTTTGACATCGGTTCTAGCAAACAGGACCGCACCGATCGCGTGGCGGCATTGCTCGAGCGCGTGCAACTCAACCCCGATCACATGTGGCGCTACCCGCACGAGTTTTCGGGGGGGCAGCGGCAACGCATCGGAATCGCACGGGCGCTCGCGCCGGAACCCAGGTTGTTGATCTGTGACGAAGCGGTGTCGGCGCTGGACGTGTCGATCCAGGCACAGATCTTGAATCTGCTGCGCAGGCTTCAAGACGAACTCGGACTCGCTTATTTGTTCATCACCCACGATCTCGGTGTGGTCAAGTATCTCGCGGACGATGTCGCCGTGATGTATCTCGGGCAAATTGTTGAATCCGGAAGCACCGCACGCATCTTCGACGATCCGCAGCATCCCTACACCCGGGGGCTGTTGGCGGCCATCCCTTCGGTGGATCCCAATCGTCGGTCGGGCACTCCGCCAGTCCTGGGGGACGTCCCGTCTCCGGCCAATCCACCTCCGGGCTGCCGCTTCCACACGCGCTGCCCAGTGGCGTTCGAGCGCTGCAAGACAGAGGCTCCGGAGCTGTACCCACTGGATGGCGCTCAAGAGTCCGGCAGTGCTGAGTGCAGCCGCTGTTTCCTTTCGGAACCGGGTTGATCCGATGCATCCGAGTGGGCTCGATGCCTGGATTGCCCTCGGCCACCCCACGGTGTCAGTGGAGACAGCCAGGTGAATCGCGTGGGGCTGTCTTCTTTGTTCGTGTCGATGTTGGTCATGACAATCGTTGCGTGCGGAGAATCCGAACCCACGCCGACCAGCGATGCGGCAAGTCCCGACGTGCCCGCGGCTTCAGCATTCGCTCACATTTCGCCTCAGCCGCCCGGCGGAAAGTGGCTCGCGCCCGCCAAAAATCGGCAAAACCTCGTAAAGAAGTTTCGCAAAAGCGGAACCCTGTATCTGGTCGGCGTCACGCTCTCGCGATTGTCGGCGGTGGCCTATGGCGTACATCCTCGAGACATCGTTCTCGGCGATTCCGTCGAGTCGTCCGATTTCGACGCCGTGGTTCATCCCCGCGACGGAAGCGTGGAAACCGCCCGCCGCATGCTGCGCGACCTGATCCGCACGCAACTCGGACTCGAGGCGAGACCGCAGCGGAAACAGGCCATGGTCATGATCCTCGGTCCGCATCCAGCGGGTACACCGCTGCAGCCCTCCGCGTCGCGCCGGGGCCTGCTCGAGTTGGGCAAAGGCGAGCTTCGCGCCACGGGTTCGACGATGTCACAACTCGTAGACTTGTTGCGCGAGGATTCGAAGATCCCCGTGATCGACGAGACCGGACTCGCGGAGCACTATGACTACCTGCTCGAATGGGATCCGAAGAAGGGCGCCTACGCGTTCATCCAATCGCTGGGTGACGTCGGGCTGGCGCTATCGCCAGCCCGACGCCACGTGGAAAGCTTGCTGATGATACGGGCAGAGCATGCGGAGCCGGAGGAGAAGCTGGGCGATGGTGAGTAAGCGCGCGTTTTTTGCCCACGGGGTTTTGTTTGCTTCGGTTGGGGTGATCGTTCTAGCGCTGGGCTGTGCTCCGGAAGAAGAGAGCGTGGTGGGCAAAAAACGTTGGGCCCGTCGCGTGGTCCCCTTCGAAAAAACCTGGCGCTCCGAAACCGAGATTCCTCGAGAGCCTCAAGAGTCACCACAGATGGTGCTTTGGGAGTTGACCGCGTTCGAACCCGGAACGCCGGCGACCCCCGATCAAGAGAAGCAAGCCCAAGCCTTTGTAGAAGATTGTTACCGGGCCGCGCTCGAACACGGCTGGTACGACTTCAAGACCGGCCTGGCCGACGGCTACGAACTCATGTTCGAGGACCGTCGACACTACGAGAACCGCAAGTTCATCCTGGACGATCGAGTGCTGGACCCCGATCGCCCCGAATTCTTGATGTACTACGGAACACCCCAGGGCAAACGCCTCTCGGGGTTCATGTTCTACGTAGACAAGCCATTGGGACGTGGACCCCAGCCTGGCGGCAACCTCACGGTCTGGCACTACCACATTTGGAAGCGCACGATGTGCCTGCTGGAAGGCTTGATCTCGGTCGGCCTCGGCGACGAGGACGGCAACTGCAAAGCGGGTACCCCAACCCATCGCAGCCCTGAAATGCTTCACGTCTGGCTGATCGATCATCCGGGCGGCGCCTACACGACCAGCATGATGATCGCACCGGGGTTGTTTCGAGAGCTTGTTGCGAAGCGGGATGTCGATCGGCCCGAGACTGTGGTTGGGGGGAATCGGTAGGGCGGGGGTG
This portion of the Myxococcales bacterium genome encodes:
- a CDS encoding ABC transporter permease; translated protein: MLAYVIRRLAYGVLVVFGVLFFLFVLFFWVATPDDIARRALGEKAPPEAIEQWKVNHGYDRPLWPWESFEDNMLFSHYRSMLTLDFGRSDADDVPIMEKIVKGAGPSLALTVPLFAMGLVVSVMLSLIVAVFRETYVDRMGVVLCVFGMSVSILLYIVGAQFLIAKLLRWFPISGFDSSPEVVVRFLALPIMVGLMSSIGSNVRFYRTVFLEEVHRDFVRTARAKGCGEARIMVRHVLRNAMIPILTQIVIAIPFLFTGSLVLESFFGIPGLGALTVEAIQGNDFATLRTMVFVGSVLFVVAQVLTDLSYSLVDPRVRLE
- a CDS encoding ABC transporter permease, yielding MEDWVVSNIVTGLLLAGFVGAAAAIRSSRIWTEAAVSLWRRRPIAILVVSFYLAVAILDSILWVGGADTGEDVVSAHEAKSVIDRIFLDARERSYSAPLADVEFYGAKPLAHPGSHLMGTDIIGRDVVYLALKGIRVALLIGGLTSLIAIPLSLLFGISAGYFGGRIDDFVFFIMSTLASMPGLLLLIALIMAMGRSTLSICIALAVTSWVGFCRLVRGETLKLREQDYVQAARVLGVSEVQIVLRHILPNLTHLIIITFVLTFSGLVLSEAVLAWLGVGVDGSWGQMIDQARSELSRDPVVWWNITAAGLSLFVLLLAVNMVGDAIRDILDPRTLRESS
- a CDS encoding ABC transporter ATP-binding protein, whose amino-acid sequence is MSPLLEVNNLTTIFPGPNREIPVVDEVSFSIDPGEVLALVGESGCGKSMTALSVMRLVPKPGRIRHGQILMNGREIRELSIPEIRQLRGHEIAMIFQEPMTSLNPVVTVGVQVVEAIRLHERVGKTRARDRTVELFERVGIPDASDRFDVYPHQLSGGLKQRVMIAMALSTRPKLLIADEPTTALDVTIQAQILELLRELQRESEMSILLITHDLGVVNELADRVVVMYAGRVVEAGTRLEILSHPSHPYTQGLLKSNPALSQPGQALPEIPGVVPPAEDWPDGCRFANRCARVIDICEREIPQSLSLTSTQSTCCHAVARERQGV
- a CDS encoding ATP-binding cassette domain-containing protein; this encodes MSEANGQTLLQVNGLRTWYPIKKGLFRKTVGWIKAVDGLTLEVKAGKTLALVGESGCGKTTAGRSILCLEKPQAGEVLFEGVDLLSLSRAELHPYRRQVQFIFQDPMASLDPRMRVREIIAEGMKSFDIGSSKQDRTDRVAALLERVQLNPDHMWRYPHEFSGGQRQRIGIARALAPEPRLLICDEAVSALDVSIQAQILNLLRRLQDELGLAYLFITHDLGVVKYLADDVAVMYLGQIVESGSTARIFDDPQHPYTRGLLAAIPSVDPNRRSGTPPVLGDVPSPANPPPGCRFHTRCPVAFERCKTEAPELYPLDGAQESGSAECSRCFLSEPG
- a CDS encoding TIGR03435 family protein, whose protein sequence is MNRVGLSSLFVSMLVMTIVACGESEPTPTSDAASPDVPAASAFAHISPQPPGGKWLAPAKNRQNLVKKFRKSGTLYLVGVTLSRLSAVAYGVHPRDIVLGDSVESSDFDAVVHPRDGSVETARRMLRDLIRTQLGLEARPQRKQAMVMILGPHPAGTPLQPSASRRGLLELGKGELRATGSTMSQLVDLLREDSKIPVIDETGLAEHYDYLLEWDPKKGAYAFIQSLGDVGLALSPARRHVESLLMIRAEHAEPEEKLGDGE